Proteins from a single region of Natrinema salifodinae:
- a CDS encoding rhodanese-like domain-containing protein, with amino-acid sequence MDGEITTDEVKELLEDGADVRVVDIRDERSFEHSHIPDSENIPFHELTNRVDELEDADHIVTVCPHGKASVQAAQLIGSYQGTADARVQSMAGGLEKYGMKFGLVREDDGKADEEPERESPF; translated from the coding sequence ATGGACGGCGAAATTACCACTGACGAGGTCAAGGAACTCCTTGAGGACGGTGCCGACGTTCGCGTCGTCGATATCCGCGACGAGCGGAGTTTCGAACACAGTCACATTCCCGACAGCGAGAATATCCCCTTCCACGAGCTCACCAACCGAGTCGACGAGCTCGAGGACGCCGATCACATCGTCACGGTCTGTCCTCACGGCAAGGCCAGCGTCCAGGCCGCACAGCTCATCGGCTCCTATCAGGGCACCGCCGACGCCCGCGTCCAGAGCATGGCAGGCGGCCTCGAGAAGTACGGCATGAAGTTCGGCCTGGTCCGCGAGGACGACGGCAAGGCCGAC